One Streptomyces mobaraensis NBRC 13819 = DSM 40847 DNA segment encodes these proteins:
- a CDS encoding coiled-coil domain-containing protein, whose protein sequence is MSGRLVRCFCALALVAAAVSAAPPPGGPTPPPSGDRSVGALLTRLRTLYRQADAATREYEAAGPVLRRQRAAADRTAEELAVARTALARSRDEAGALAREQYRGGVGGLSPAVTLLLAADPEGALRRQHELEREAARRVGALSRLASSAARAEVVARGARVALDAQLTLADRRDRRREAARRGLDEVERLLAGLSERELAALRASGRG, encoded by the coding sequence GTGTCAGGACGGCTGGTGCGCTGCTTCTGCGCCCTGGCGCTGGTCGCCGCCGCGGTCTCGGCGGCCCCGCCGCCCGGGGGGCCGACGCCGCCGCCGTCCGGTGACCGGTCGGTCGGTGCCCTGCTCACCCGGCTGCGCACGCTCTACCGGCAGGCCGACGCGGCCACGAGGGAGTACGAGGCGGCGGGGCCCGTGCTGCGGCGGCAGCGGGCGGCGGCCGATCGGACGGCCGAGGAACTGGCCGTGGCGCGGACGGCGCTGGCGCGGAGCCGCGACGAGGCGGGTGCGCTCGCGCGGGAGCAGTACCGCGGTGGCGTGGGTGGTCTCTCCCCCGCCGTCACCCTGCTGCTCGCCGCGGATCCGGAGGGGGCTCTTCGCCGGCAGCACGAGCTGGAACGGGAGGCGGCGCGGCGCGTCGGTGCGCTGTCGCGGCTCGCCTCTTCCGCGGCGCGGGCGGAGGTCGTCGCGCGGGGGGCTCGGGTCGCTCTGGACGCTCAGTTGACGTTGGCGGATCGGCGGGATCGGCGGCGGGAGGCGGCGCGGCGGGGGTTGGACGAGGTGGAGCGGCTGCTGGCCGGGCTTTCGGAGAGGGAATTGGCGGCGCTGCGGGCGTCGGGTAGGGGGTGA
- a CDS encoding ferritin-like domain-containing protein, translating into MATRQLYAHEPDEPLWEVPASGAARFGWEYEEGRERLLALYRKGKDKQWDAAKRIDWDVEVDPYDPLGVPDENMAVYDTPYWHRMGEANRRDMRRHYAAWQFSQFLHGEQGALVCASRITESVPDLDAKFYSATQAMDEARHVEVYSRFLHEKIGMLYPVDASLRELLGDTLRDSRWDMPYLGMQVLIEGLALAAFGMLRDFTEKPLPKQILTYVMQDEARHVAFGRLALRDYYAQLGDAELREREEFVIEGCYLMRNRLRGEAVLTDFGIPAAEAVELSERSDFVRAFRKLLFSRIVPCVKDIGLWGERLRRAYVDLGVLDLGDASLDRLMAQDEELAEQLDARRFAAEEAARVAEVARVIAEGEAPDVKEDGIPGEDGGGKPEE; encoded by the coding sequence ATGGCGACGCGACAGCTCTACGCGCACGAGCCCGACGAGCCGCTGTGGGAGGTCCCCGCGAGCGGCGCCGCCCGCTTCGGCTGGGAGTACGAGGAGGGCCGCGAACGGCTCCTCGCCCTCTACCGGAAGGGCAAGGACAAGCAGTGGGACGCCGCCAAGCGCATCGACTGGGACGTGGAGGTCGATCCGTACGACCCGCTCGGCGTCCCCGACGAGAACATGGCGGTGTACGACACCCCGTACTGGCACCGGATGGGCGAGGCGAACCGGCGCGACATGCGCCGCCACTACGCCGCGTGGCAGTTCAGCCAGTTCCTCCACGGCGAGCAGGGCGCACTGGTCTGCGCGAGCCGGATCACCGAGTCGGTGCCCGACCTCGACGCCAAGTTCTACTCCGCCACCCAGGCCATGGACGAGGCCCGGCACGTGGAGGTCTACAGCCGCTTCCTGCACGAGAAGATCGGCATGCTCTACCCCGTCGACGCCAGCCTTCGGGAACTCCTCGGGGACACCCTGCGCGACTCCCGCTGGGACATGCCCTACCTGGGGATGCAGGTCCTCATCGAGGGGCTCGCCCTCGCCGCGTTCGGCATGCTGCGCGACTTCACCGAGAAGCCGCTGCCCAAGCAGATCCTCACCTATGTGATGCAGGACGAGGCCCGGCACGTCGCCTTCGGCCGGCTGGCACTGCGCGACTACTACGCGCAGCTCGGCGACGCCGAGCTGCGCGAGCGCGAGGAGTTCGTGATCGAGGGCTGCTACCTGATGCGGAACCGGCTGCGCGGGGAGGCGGTCCTCACGGACTTCGGCATCCCGGCCGCGGAGGCGGTGGAGCTGAGCGAACGGTCCGACTTCGTCCGGGCGTTCCGCAAGCTGCTGTTCAGTAGGATCGTCCCCTGCGTCAAGGACATCGGGCTGTGGGGCGAGCGCCTGCGGCGCGCCTACGTCGACCTCGGCGTCCTCGACCTGGGCGACGCCAGCCTGGACCGGTTGATGGCCCAGGACGAGGAACTCGCCGAACAGCTCGACGCCCGGCGTTTCGCCGCCGAGGAGGCGGCCCGCGTCGCCGAAGTGGCGCGCGTGATCGCGGAGGGCGAAGCGCCGGACGTGAAGGAGGACGGTATTCCGGGAGAAGATGGCGGAGGAAAGCCGGAAGAGTGA
- a CDS encoding roadblock/LC7 domain-containing protein — protein MPGGAGLPSGGTGYGLSHEARNLQWLLTDVVEEVPGVRSVAVVSSDGLLLLSSDPRQRPDGGGPVDGPRHSSADLATIVAGLGSLTTGAASLMDGGTVKQTMVAMEEGSLFVMTISDGSLLGVHTAPDCDMSVVAYHMALFVGRAGHVLTPELRRELRQSVEAVR, from the coding sequence ATCCCCGGCGGCGCCGGACTTCCCTCCGGCGGCACCGGCTACGGGCTGAGCCATGAGGCCCGCAACCTCCAATGGCTGCTGACCGACGTGGTCGAGGAGGTGCCCGGCGTCCGGTCCGTGGCGGTCGTCTCCTCCGACGGCCTGCTGCTGCTCTCCTCCGACCCGCGGCAGCGGCCGGACGGCGGCGGCCCGGTGGACGGTCCCCGGCACTCCAGCGCCGACCTGGCGACCATCGTCGCCGGCCTGGGCAGCCTCACCACCGGGGCCGCGTCCCTGATGGACGGGGGCACCGTCAAACAGACCATGGTGGCCATGGAGGAGGGCAGCCTGTTCGTCATGACCATCAGCGACGGCTCACTGCTGGGCGTCCACACCGCCCCGGACTGCGACATGAGCGTCGTCGCCTACCACATGGCGCTGTTCGTCGGCCGCGCCGGACACGTCCTGACCCCCGAACTCCGCCGCGAGCTGCGGCAGTCGGTGGAGGCGGTCAGGTGA
- a CDS encoding GTP-binding protein yields MAGSEPVRERPQHAPDGRTRAPAATKIVIAGGFGVGKTTFVGSVSEITPLRTEAVMTVAGEEVDDAVAVPEKATTTVAMDFGRITLEPDLVLYLFGTPGQQRFWFMWDDLVRGAIGAVVMCDTRRLADCFPALDYFESSGLPYIVAVNHFEGTPRHETEEVREALSLTAQVPIVIMDARKRNTVVDSLLILVGRALDVTPG; encoded by the coding sequence ATAGCGGGCTCCGAACCCGTACGGGAGCGCCCGCAGCACGCCCCGGACGGCCGCACCCGGGCCCCCGCCGCGACGAAGATCGTCATCGCGGGCGGCTTCGGCGTGGGCAAGACGACGTTCGTGGGCTCGGTCTCCGAGATCACCCCGCTGCGCACCGAGGCCGTGATGACGGTCGCCGGCGAGGAGGTGGACGACGCCGTCGCGGTCCCCGAGAAGGCCACGACCACCGTCGCCATGGACTTCGGCCGGATCACCCTCGAACCCGACCTCGTCCTCTACCTGTTCGGCACCCCCGGCCAGCAGCGGTTCTGGTTCATGTGGGACGACCTGGTACGCGGCGCCATCGGGGCCGTCGTCATGTGCGACACCCGCCGGCTGGCGGACTGCTTCCCCGCCCTCGACTACTTCGAGAGCAGCGGACTGCCGTACATCGTCGCCGTCAACCACTTCGAGGGGACGCCCCGGCACGAGACGGAGGAGGTCCGCGAGGCGCTGTCGCTGACCGCTCAGGTGCCGATCGTGATCATGGACGCGCGGAAGCGGAACACGGTCGTCGACTCGCTGCTGATCCTGGTCGGCCGCGCCCTCGACGTCACCCCCGGATGA
- a CDS encoding nitrate- and nitrite sensing domain-containing protein → MPEGTARARNRLVLSVATASLAVLGAGALGVADAYRDAADTARLVPTAEAASDAVRLAHELADERDAVTEYVAAGRGPVPATLAARRARTDRRLGAFLTSATTRAGLPEAVRTRLDGLAGERRTVLTGSADPLTVFRTYTSTVQALHGVAGTLAARLPERAGTGDGEAVALLGRAVEEASATRGLLLASYAASAAHGERPELAAAAQQTDTRERAARADFAQLAPAKARDAYAREVSGPDVSAAESRLPALVAGERVQDPGPVRALLTTRLDRMRGVETDLAAAEADHLARVHERDVTAFQVRAGLVALCFAAALFGGVRATRSLTRPLAALRQGARRVCADPGATEPVAFKGRDDEFAEIARSVNVLHGTVVRQRERITLLEGERARLDAARQDLAEERDALRARDRDREEKLAGLAGRAHTTCASLSLRTLGLVERQLTVIEGLEAHEADPDRLDVLFKLDHLATRMRRHSENLLVLAGSEHAGGHAGAVPLLDVLRAAVSEIERYERVRIHSLPARSQLAGFASDDISHLVAELLENATAFSPPDVPVQVSGWLLENGDVMLSVQDEGIGMAPDRLEQINSLLAQADPEPPGAGPAGVPDDAVMGLGLYVVARLAARHGVRVQLREQRPGGITAVVVLPARLLPAGPPAAAEPQTAPPVPGASTAPPVQLPGVAAEANSHVMSGRSRRMAGFAPQPAASGPPDDATIQLIVPERGAAPVVPPEVRPLSPEGRPTVPAQPGGSGRHARPPAPDPYPTGTAEGALTDSGLPKRTPRSVPQAVTVSPPRQVRKGVDAEALRAKLAGFQQGAREGRRDVEQELAGREGGRRRAAAPPAGGDVGDVEEARG, encoded by the coding sequence GTGCCGGAGGGCACCGCCCGCGCCCGCAACCGGCTCGTCCTCTCCGTCGCGACCGCCTCCCTGGCGGTCCTCGGCGCGGGCGCGCTGGGCGTCGCGGACGCCTACCGCGACGCGGCGGACACCGCGCGGCTGGTCCCCACGGCCGAGGCCGCGAGCGACGCGGTGCGCCTCGCCCACGAACTGGCGGACGAGCGCGACGCGGTCACCGAGTACGTGGCGGCCGGCCGGGGTCCCGTACCGGCCACCCTCGCGGCCCGGCGCGCCCGGACGGACCGGCGGCTCGGCGCCTTCCTGACCTCGGCGACGACGCGCGCCGGGCTCCCCGAGGCGGTCCGCACCCGGCTCGACGGCCTGGCCGGGGAACGGCGTACGGTCCTCACCGGCTCCGCCGACCCGCTGACCGTCTTCCGCACGTACACCTCCACCGTGCAGGCCCTGCACGGCGTCGCCGGCACCCTCGCGGCCCGGCTGCCCGAGCGGGCCGGGACGGGCGACGGCGAGGCCGTGGCGCTGCTCGGCCGCGCGGTCGAGGAGGCGTCCGCCACCCGCGGGCTGCTCCTCGCCTCGTACGCCGCCTCCGCCGCCCACGGCGAACGGCCCGAACTGGCCGCCGCCGCCCAGCAGACCGACACCCGCGAGCGCGCCGCCCGCGCCGACTTCGCCCAGCTCGCCCCGGCCAAGGCCCGCGACGCCTACGCCCGGGAGGTGAGCGGCCCGGACGTGTCCGCCGCCGAGTCCCGGCTCCCCGCCCTGGTCGCCGGGGAGCGGGTGCAGGACCCCGGGCCGGTGCGCGCCCTGCTCACCACCCGCCTCGACCGGATGCGCGGCGTCGAGACCGACCTGGCCGCCGCCGAGGCCGACCACCTGGCGCGGGTCCACGAGCGCGACGTGACGGCCTTCCAGGTGCGCGCCGGGCTGGTCGCCCTGTGCTTCGCCGCCGCCCTGTTCGGCGGCGTCCGGGCCACCCGCTCGCTGACCCGCCCGCTGGCCGCCCTCCGGCAGGGTGCCCGCCGGGTCTGCGCCGACCCCGGCGCCACCGAACCGGTCGCCTTCAAGGGCCGGGACGACGAGTTCGCGGAGATCGCCCGCTCGGTCAACGTCCTGCACGGCACCGTCGTCCGGCAGCGGGAGCGCATCACCCTGCTGGAGGGCGAGCGGGCCCGGCTGGACGCCGCCCGCCAGGACCTCGCCGAGGAGCGCGACGCGCTGCGCGCCCGCGACCGGGACCGCGAGGAGAAGCTCGCCGGCCTCGCCGGACGCGCCCACACCACCTGTGCCAGCCTGTCGCTGCGCACCCTCGGCCTGGTCGAGCGGCAACTGACGGTCATCGAGGGGCTGGAGGCGCACGAGGCCGACCCCGACCGCCTCGACGTCCTCTTCAAACTCGACCACCTCGCCACCCGGATGCGCAGGCACAGCGAGAACCTGCTGGTCCTGGCCGGCTCCGAGCACGCCGGCGGGCACGCCGGGGCGGTCCCGCTGCTGGACGTGCTGCGGGCCGCCGTCAGCGAGATCGAACGGTACGAGCGGGTCCGCATCCACTCCCTTCCGGCCCGCTCCCAGCTGGCCGGCTTCGCCTCGGACGACATCAGCCACCTGGTCGCCGAACTCCTGGAGAACGCCACGGCGTTCTCGCCGCCGGACGTGCCCGTGCAGGTCTCCGGCTGGCTGCTGGAGAACGGCGACGTGATGCTGTCCGTCCAGGACGAGGGCATCGGCATGGCCCCGGACCGTCTGGAGCAGATCAACTCCCTGCTGGCGCAGGCCGATCCGGAGCCGCCGGGCGCGGGCCCGGCGGGCGTTCCGGACGACGCCGTGATGGGCCTCGGCCTCTACGTCGTCGCGCGGCTCGCGGCCCGGCACGGCGTCCGCGTCCAGCTGCGCGAGCAGCGGCCCGGCGGCATCACGGCCGTCGTGGTGCTGCCCGCCCGGCTGCTGCCCGCGGGCCCGCCGGCCGCGGCCGAGCCGCAGACCGCGCCCCCGGTGCCGGGCGCCTCCACCGCCCCGCCCGTCCAGCTCCCGGGCGTCGCCGCCGAGGCCAACTCGCACGTGATGTCCGGGCGTTCGCGACGGATGGCCGGGTTCGCGCCCCAGCCGGCGGCCTCCGGACCGCCGGACGACGCGACGATCCAGCTCATCGTCCCGGAGCGGGGCGCCGCGCCCGTCGTCCCGCCCGAGGTGCGTCCGCTCAGCCCGGAGGGCCGCCCCACCGTCCCCGCCCAGCCCGGCGGGAGCGGACGGCACGCCCGGCCCCCGGCCCCGGACCCGTACCCGACCGGTACGGCGGAAGGTGCCCTCACCGACAGCGGTCTGCCCAAGCGCACCCCGCGCTCGGTGCCGCAGGCGGTGACGGTGTCACCGCCCCGGCAGGTGCGCAAGGGCGTGGACGCGGAGGCGCTGCGGGCCAAGCTCGCCGGGTTCCAGCAGGGGGCGCGGGAAGGGCGGCGCGACGTCGAGCAGGAGCTCGCGGGGCGCGAGGGCGGCCGGCGCCGGGCGGCGGCGCCGCCCGCAGGTGGTGACGTCGGCGATGTCGAGGAGGCACGCGGTTGA
- a CDS encoding styrene monooxygenase/indole monooxygenase family protein, translated as MRRILIVGAGQSGLQLALGLQARDYDVTLLSNRTPDEMRSGRVTSTQVMFGTALRHERELGLAFWEDRAPGIQGFGYSVAGPPLPAAAGRVRRIVDWVGRLDEPARSVDQRLKMAGWLETFAARGGTLVLHGATVCDLDFFAGRYDLVLVAAGKGELVSLFDRDPARSPYAAPQRCLALAYVHGLGPRPEHPEYDAVRCTLVPGVGELLVIPALTLSGRADILFWEGLPGGPLDVFGAGESPAEHLARMLELIERYAPWEYGRATQVELTDAGATLAGRYTPVVRDPVGRLPSGGLVLGIGDAVVVDDPVTGQGANSAAKSAAACLAAIVERGDEPFDEAWMRSVSDRHWTTSARHATRWTNTMLAPLPLHVQRLIGAASDCRPVADRFANGYDDPADFEGWFYEEERAEAYLREVGGG; from the coding sequence ATGCGACGCATCCTCATAGTCGGCGCCGGCCAGTCCGGACTCCAGCTCGCCCTCGGCCTCCAGGCCCGGGACTACGACGTGACGCTGCTCTCCAACCGCACCCCGGACGAGATGCGCTCCGGCCGGGTCACCTCCACCCAGGTCATGTTCGGCACCGCCCTGCGCCACGAACGCGAACTCGGCCTCGCCTTCTGGGAGGACCGGGCCCCCGGCATCCAGGGCTTCGGCTACTCCGTGGCCGGTCCGCCGCTCCCGGCCGCGGCCGGACGGGTGCGGCGCATCGTCGACTGGGTCGGCCGGCTCGACGAGCCCGCCCGCTCCGTGGACCAGCGGCTCAAGATGGCCGGCTGGCTGGAGACCTTCGCGGCCCGCGGCGGCACCCTGGTCCTCCACGGCGCCACCGTCTGCGACCTGGACTTCTTCGCCGGCCGCTACGACCTGGTGCTGGTCGCCGCCGGCAAGGGCGAGCTGGTCTCCCTCTTCGACCGCGACCCCGCCCGCTCCCCGTACGCCGCGCCGCAGCGCTGCCTGGCCCTCGCCTACGTGCACGGCCTGGGGCCGCGCCCCGAACACCCCGAGTACGACGCGGTCCGCTGCACCCTCGTACCCGGCGTCGGCGAACTGCTCGTCATCCCCGCCCTCACCCTCTCCGGCCGCGCCGACATCCTCTTCTGGGAGGGCCTGCCCGGCGGCCCCCTCGACGTCTTCGGCGCCGGCGAGAGCCCGGCGGAGCACCTGGCCCGCATGCTCGAACTGATCGAACGCTACGCGCCCTGGGAGTACGGCCGCGCCACCCAGGTCGAACTCACCGACGCCGGAGCCACGCTGGCCGGCCGCTACACCCCCGTCGTCCGCGATCCCGTCGGCCGGCTCCCCTCCGGGGGCCTCGTCCTCGGCATCGGCGACGCGGTCGTCGTCGACGACCCGGTCACCGGGCAGGGCGCCAACTCGGCGGCGAAGTCCGCGGCGGCGTGCCTCGCCGCGATCGTCGAGCGGGGGGACGAGCCGTTCGACGAGGCGTGGATGCGGTCGGTCTCCGACCGCCACTGGACGACGTCCGCGCGCCACGCCACGCGCTGGACGAACACGATGCTCGCGCCGCTGCCGCTGCACGTCCAGCGGCTCATCGGGGCGGCTTCCGACTGCCGGCCGGTCGCGGACCGCTTCGCGAACGGGTACGACGATCCGGCGGATTTCGAGGGGTGGTTCTATGAGGAGGAGAGGGCGGAGGCGTATCTGCGGGAGGTGGGTGGGGGGTGA
- a CDS encoding TetR/AcrR family transcriptional regulator: MTGSGTTSYRRLGVAQRRAQLITAALGLFAQRPPEDVSLDDVAAAAQVSRPLVYRYFPGGKTQLYEAALRSAADELELCFAEPQTGPLTVRLAAALDRYLAFVDGHAAGFGALLQGGSVVETSRTGAIVDEVRRTAAGHILAHLQVPEPGVRLRMTVRTWIAAVEGASLTWLDEGKRPPVEELRDWLVDHFVALLITTAASDEQTARVTRAALALEPADGVVTRLVRRLGPVLAEAGHLL, from the coding sequence ATGACCGGCAGCGGAACCACCTCCTACCGCCGGCTGGGCGTCGCCCAGCGCCGCGCCCAGCTGATCACCGCCGCGCTCGGCCTGTTCGCCCAGCGTCCGCCCGAGGACGTCTCCCTCGACGACGTGGCGGCGGCCGCCCAGGTGTCCCGGCCGCTGGTCTACCGCTACTTCCCGGGCGGCAAGACCCAGTTGTACGAAGCCGCGCTGCGCAGCGCGGCCGACGAGCTGGAACTGTGCTTCGCCGAACCGCAGACCGGCCCGCTGACCGTCCGGCTGGCCGCCGCCCTCGACCGCTACCTCGCCTTCGTCGACGGGCACGCGGCGGGGTTCGGCGCGCTGCTCCAGGGCGGCAGCGTCGTCGAGACGTCGCGGACCGGCGCGATCGTGGACGAGGTGCGCCGCACCGCCGCCGGCCACATCCTCGCCCACCTCCAGGTGCCCGAGCCCGGGGTGCGGCTGCGGATGACGGTCAGGACGTGGATAGCGGCCGTCGAGGGCGCGTCGCTGACCTGGCTGGACGAGGGGAAGCGGCCGCCCGTGGAGGAGCTGCGGGACTGGCTCGTCGACCACTTCGTCGCCCTGCTGATCACCACGGCGGCGAGCGACGAGCAGACGGCTCGGGTGACGCGGGCGGCCCTCGCGCTGGAACCGGCGGACGGGGTGGTGACGCGGCTGGTGCGGCGGTTGGGGCCGGTGCTGGCGGAGGCGGGGCATCTGCTCTGA
- a CDS encoding polysaccharide deacetylase family protein, which translates to MTRTTGRGRHIAVAAGSGLALVAVILGSVAVANQTSGGGGGEHVAADAKGPSAKVPRERGKAAEPDAGGPVSEEISHDSESPGKVVNITIDDGPDPVWTPKVLDLLRRNDVKATFCMIGPRAKEYPSLVKKVVAEGHRLCDHSMDHNTAMDKRPESYQASQILDAQKLIEDAAGDGVKVRYYRAPGGAFTPYSRKVAAAHGMRPLGWQVDSRDWQRPGTARIVANVKREVPNGPTILFHDAGGDRSQTMAAMEETLPWLKAQGYGFSFPKI; encoded by the coding sequence ATGACGCGAACTACCGGGCGGGGGCGGCACATCGCGGTGGCGGCCGGGTCGGGCCTTGCGCTCGTGGCCGTGATACTGGGCTCGGTGGCCGTGGCCAACCAGACGTCGGGCGGTGGCGGGGGCGAGCATGTCGCCGCCGACGCCAAGGGCCCGTCGGCGAAGGTGCCCCGCGAGCGGGGCAAGGCCGCCGAACCCGACGCGGGGGGACCGGTGTCGGAGGAGATCTCGCACGACAGCGAGAGCCCCGGCAAGGTCGTCAACATCACCATCGACGACGGCCCGGACCCCGTCTGGACGCCCAAGGTGCTGGACCTGCTGCGCCGGAACGACGTCAAGGCGACGTTCTGCATGATAGGTCCGCGAGCCAAGGAGTACCCGTCCCTGGTCAAGAAGGTCGTCGCGGAGGGGCACCGGCTCTGCGACCACTCCATGGACCACAACACGGCCATGGACAAACGCCCCGAGTCGTACCAGGCGAGCCAGATCCTCGACGCCCAGAAGCTGATAGAGGACGCCGCCGGCGACGGCGTGAAGGTGCGGTACTACCGCGCTCCCGGTGGCGCGTTCACCCCGTACAGCCGCAAGGTGGCCGCCGCGCACGGGATGCGGCCGCTCGGCTGGCAGGTCGACAGCCGCGACTGGCAGCGTCCGGGCACCGCCCGCATCGTGGCCAACGTCAAGCGCGAGGTCCCCAACGGCCCCACCATCCTCTTCCATGACGCCGGCGGCGACCGCAGCCAGACGATGGCCGCGATGGAAGAAACGCTTCCGTGGCTGAAGGCGCAGGGATACGGCTTCAGCTTCCCGAAGATCTGA
- a CDS encoding AurF N-oxygenase family protein — MAADPMTPAGTAGPALRDALGPLKDREQIAQRLLESSARHSFDPDTELDWDSPPEDGKWYWPPELVSLYGTPLWRRMPEEQRMDLARHEAASLASLGIWFEVILMQLLVRHIYDKPVTSAHVRYALTEIADECRHSMMFARMIQRGGAPAYPVARLHHNLARILKTISTTPGSFACTLLGEEILDYMQRLTFPDERVQPLVRGVTRIHVVEEARHVRYAREELRRQMKTCPRWEAELTRLSCGEAARVFSVAFVNPAVYTNVGLDRREAVAQVRASGHRREVMQAGAKRLTDFLGEIGVLRGAGRRLWRSSGLLA, encoded by the coding sequence ATGGCAGCAGACCCGATGACCCCGGCCGGTACGGCCGGACCCGCGCTCCGCGACGCGCTCGGGCCGCTCAAGGACCGCGAACAGATCGCCCAGCGGTTGCTGGAGTCCTCGGCCAGACACTCCTTCGACCCGGACACCGAACTCGACTGGGACAGCCCGCCCGAGGACGGCAAGTGGTACTGGCCCCCGGAGCTCGTCTCGCTCTACGGGACGCCGCTGTGGCGGCGGATGCCCGAGGAACAGCGCATGGACCTCGCCCGGCACGAGGCCGCCTCACTCGCCTCGCTGGGCATCTGGTTCGAGGTCATCCTGATGCAGCTGCTCGTCCGGCACATCTACGACAAGCCGGTGACCAGCGCCCACGTCCGCTACGCGCTCACCGAGATAGCCGACGAGTGCCGGCACTCCATGATGTTCGCCCGCATGATCCAGCGCGGCGGCGCCCCCGCGTACCCCGTCGCCCGGCTGCACCACAACCTCGCCCGGATCCTGAAGACCATCTCCACCACCCCCGGCTCGTTCGCCTGCACCCTGCTCGGCGAGGAGATCCTCGACTACATGCAGCGGCTGACCTTCCCCGACGAGCGCGTCCAGCCGCTGGTGCGCGGCGTGACGCGGATCCATGTCGTCGAGGAGGCGCGGCACGTCCGCTACGCCCGGGAGGAACTGCGCCGCCAGATGAAGACCTGCCCGCGCTGGGAGGCGGAACTCACCCGGCTGAGCTGCGGGGAGGCGGCCCGCGTCTTCTCCGTCGCCTTCGTCAACCCGGCCGTCTACACCAACGTCGGGCTCGACCGGCGCGAGGCGGTCGCCCAGGTGCGGGCGAGCGGGCACCGGCGCGAGGTGATGCAGGCGGGCGCCAAGCGGCTGACCGACTTCCTCGGGGAGATCGGGGTGCTGCGGGGGGCCGGGCGCCGGCTGTGGCGCAGTTCCGGCCTGCTGGCCTGA
- a CDS encoding DUF742 domain-containing protein codes for MTGGCAVPAPRPAPAPARRGRTARVRPYSAAGGRAPCGHVLQVETFVQTHERRPGEAGAARLVPEAGAIVGLCRGLRAVAEVSALLRMPLGVVRVLLGDLADQGRIRVYGPGHGTGRPDRALLERVQCGLRRI; via the coding sequence GTGACCGGCGGCTGCGCCGTGCCCGCCCCGCGCCCGGCCCCCGCGCCCGCGCGCCGGGGCCGGACGGCCCGGGTCCGCCCGTACTCCGCCGCGGGCGGCCGCGCCCCCTGCGGGCACGTCCTCCAGGTGGAGACGTTCGTGCAGACCCACGAGCGGCGGCCCGGCGAGGCGGGGGCCGCCCGGCTGGTCCCCGAGGCGGGCGCCATCGTCGGGCTCTGCCGCGGGCTCCGGGCCGTCGCCGAGGTCTCCGCGCTGCTCAGGATGCCGCTCGGCGTGGTCCGCGTCCTCCTCGGCGACCTGGCGGACCAGGGAAGAATCCGCGTCTACGGGCCCGGCCACGGCACCGGCCGGCCCGACCGCGCGCTGCTCGAAAGGGTCCAGTGTGGACTTCGCAGGATCTGA